A segment of the Odoribacter splanchnicus DSM 20712 genome:
TTCACAAAAAATATAAACCGCAATAATAGACAGGATGAAAATCGGTATCATCAACCATCCTCCCTTGACGATCATACTCCACAAACTCAATTCAGGCTCAGCAGCCTGCGGGACAGCCGTCGCTGCCAGTATTATCAAATTATTCATCGTTTCAGATTTTTCGACGCGAAGATAATGGTTTTGGACTAAAAAATGGAAAATAGATGCAATTTTAATGAATCTTATTATCTTTGTCCTATCATTTAAACAATGAGGGATGTGGTGTCCCTCGAGCATGATTTTTAATAAAATAAAAAGCTATGAAAAAATTTGTAACAAGAGCAATCATTATTGCTTTAATCGGTTCTACAGGAATTCTATCGGGTTGTTATGGACCTTTCCGTCTGACCACAAAATTACATCAGTGGAACGGTAATGTTTCTAACAAGAAATTCGTCAATGAATTGGTATTCTTGGGATTATGTATCTTACCTGCTTATGGATTGTGTACTTTGGGGGATGTATTGATTTTCAACTCTATTGAATTCTGGGGTGGCCAGAACCCGATCACCATGAAAGACGGTCAGATCGACGAGTCTGAATTCATGCACGAAGGCAAAATGTACAAAGTGATCAAATCAAAAAATAATATGACAGTTGCTTTGAAAGATACCGATGTGAAAGTGGATTTCCGATATTTCCCGGAAGAAAGTACCTGGTACCAGATGAACGGAAACGAAAAAGTTCAGGTAGTGAAATTGAAAGGTAAAAAAGTATATACCTATCTTCCGAACGACAAAGTACTGGTATTCGATGAAAATTCCGTGAATACAGTCGAATCAGAAGTCATGGCAGCTCGTTAAGAAGCTCTGAAATAATTTATAAAAATGGCCTCCTTGCAGGCCATTTTTTTATGCCCGCCATTTTATCGGTCTAACACCACTTCATTTATCCTGTGCCGGTATTTTATAATAAATAGTTATACCTTATAACTATTTCGATTCTGTCAGATCCGGAAATAATTCGTTCTTTTGCAGCAAATAAAATCGATAATTTAATTTAGAGTAATGAAATTAAGTGAAAAGAGAGGCAATATGCTTCATGGAATTTTGTTAATAGCCTTGTTTTCCTGTGCAGCCTTTTACATCAGCGATTTGTCTTTTGTAAAAAGTCTATCTTTCAGTCCTTTGATTGTAGGTATCATTTTAGGTATGCTGTATGCCAACAGTCTGCGGAATCGTTTACCGGAAACCTGGGTACCCGGTATCCTGTTCTGTTCGAAGCAAATTCTGCGATTAGGTATCATATTGTATGGTTTCAAATTGACTTTCCAGGACGTGATGGCAGTCGGCTTACCCGCCATCCTGATCGATATCATCGTCGTAACGGTGACCATTTGTGGCGGTGTACTGATCGGGAAATGGATGAAAATGGAAAAAGAGATTACTTTACTCACTTCGGTCGGTAGTGCTATCTGCGGAGCCGCTGCTATCTTAGGAGCCGAATCGACCATTAAAAGCAAACCTTACCAAACCGCTGTCGCCATTTCAACCGTGGTGATTTTCGGTACGATTTCCATGTTTTTGTATCCGGTACTTTACCGGAATGGGATTGTCGACCTGACACCGGATCAGATGGGGATCTATACCGGTTCGACTCTACACGAAGTGGCGCACGTCGTAGGTGCAGGAAATGCCATGGGTAAAGAGATTTCCGATGTCGGCATTATCGTTAAGATGATCCGTGTTATTATGCTGGTACCTGCTTTATTAGTGATCGGCTATTTCGTTGCCAGAGCCAGTGTACAAAAAATAAATCAGCACCAACCGGCCGAAGGCGGAAAATCGAAAATAACGATTCCCTGGTTTGCCTTAGGTTTTTTAGCAGTCATCGGTTTCAATTCATTCGATCTGCTACCTCAACCGGCAATCAGCTTTATCAACGATTTCGACACATTTCTATTGACCATGGCCATGACTGCCCTCGGTGCCGAAACCAGTATCGAAAAATTTAAAAAAGCAGGTGTCAAACCATTCCTATTAGCCTCTTTTTTATACATTTGGTTATTGGCAGGCGGCTATTTGCTGGTTCGTTATATCACCCCCTATTTCGTGTAAAAGGTGATCACTCCTCGCCTGTGAACCGGTACTACATAAAAATACCCGATTTTACGAAATGGTAAAGTCGGGTATTTGTTTTATACATCCTTATTTTTACAATTCATCGGAAATACTGAAATCTTTATTTGCAAACAGTTCAGCCAAGCCGGACACCTGTTTCAAACGCAATAGTTCATCTTTATCCATACCGATATTCTTCAATATCCATTGATCCGACATACCGGCTTTAGTTAATTCGGCAACAATATGGCTCATCAACTCTACATTATGAGTTCCTCGGGCCCGGTTATGCCGGATCGTAGATACCATCCGGTTCGAGATATCTTTTTCAATGACGGCGACGGGCAACAATCCTTTCTCCCGTTCATATATCCGGGCAGATTTTTTTAAAACCAGGTAACGGTGATAACCGTCGACCAGTTCATACTGGTCTTTATCGGGAAGATAATAACATACACAGGGCATAGTATAGCCATCCTCCCAAATGGATAATTCCAATAGTTTCATTTCAGGAGGTGCGACAACATTGGGATTATAATTATTGGCGACCACCTTTTCTACAGGTACTGCGATGATCTTATATACCGGGCTTTGATACTCTTTCATTACAAAATAACTTATAATATTTCTTCATGATTTGCTCACGCCTTTCCTGCTCTACTTTCGAGGCAGAAAAACCCATGTATTTACAAATATGGTCATTCTTTAAAATACAAAGACAGAATCTTTTATACGTCGGCAATTCTTTAAATTCGGATAGCTCGATATCATCCAGATATTCCATTCGTACAGGCCTTTTGTTCGTCCTGTAATTGCTTTTTTCTCCTACTGTAATCGGCACCCCGGCACGCCGTAATTTCTCGATCGTAGACTCGGCCAGACACCCTCCTTTTTCTCTCCAGAATTTTATACTGACCTTCAATTTGCTCAAGTAATTCTGTCGTATATTTTCAGGAAGTGTACCCAATAAAAATTGCATATAGCTGGCCCAGGTATACCCTTCCGGCAAAGTAATTTTTTGTCGGTATCCGACTGCCGTAGTGGTACTGTAAATCGCAGTAAAATTGATTCCATTCACCCGATTGATCATACGTCCCCACATATCAGGATCAATAGCCCGGTATAGATTCAGGCTTTCCCGGGCTTCCGATATGAATGGACTGGCTACCCTTTGCTTTTCCAAAGGCACTCCTGCCTGATAATAAAGATCGTAAAGATGGTTATAAGCCCAATTAAATTTTCCATTGGCAATCCATATATCCCTCGTCAACCAATCGTATATCGGATAAGCATTGTAAACACCGGTATCCAACCTTCTCACCCATTTCAATCCTTTGAAACGATAAGCGTCTCTCCCATTCAGGACACGCCAGCGATTCAGACTTTCCTGGGTTCGGATTCCCACCAGGCAACAAGTCCGTTTGGCTTTTTTGTACCGATGTAACCAACGGGCAAAATTACGCTGAAAATCATAGTCCCACATCCGTCTGGAAAAAAAAGGAAAATCCTTACGTGTATAAGCCCCCTCAGGTATGGATCTCACCCAACAATCTTTCTTTTCTTCATCCCAGGGACGCCAAAACTTTTGAAACATGGAAGTACAGGTCGATACCTTGAAAGGTACACATACCCGATATACTTCGAAAATATCGCTATTCGACGCCAAAACTTCATCTACATAACGAATCGTTTCTCCGTATTGTATTTCATAATCTAAATGAAAAACACCGATTTTACGCCCCGGACAATGTTTCCGGATATAATCGGTACATAATTGTAATAATACACCACTATCCTTACCACCTGAGAAAGACACATATATATTATCGAAATGTCCGAATATTTTTTCTAATCGTATTTGTGCCTGTTCATATACATTCAGAGGGTTTCTTGTTGTCGGTGTTCCATTTTTGCATATAATTTCCATGGCCTGATTATAGAAAAGCCATTCGCTGCAAACACAGATAAATGGCGAGAGTGAGTAACAGATTGCAATTTATATTGTCCGGCATAATGACGAATGACCTCCCGCAATAAAGCTGCCAATAGGTCCGGATCGTCTTTATCGATGTAATAATTATTGATTACAGCATATTTGTCTTTTATTTCTACCGGCATAAAACCAACAACACGCTCTTCCTCGATAGCTATAAACCAAATATGATGCATAGAGGTTTTAAATGGATAATTATTATTTTCCCGGAGAATACAAGGTTTCATAACCAAAGGTGCAACAAGACGATATAAACGCTCCGTCGTACCTCCTAATTTTTCTATTTCCATAAATTAAAATTTATCGTTACGATAAATAACACCACTAAAACTCCAGCTCTATCACCATGATTACGCTTTACAAGATTCGATATTAATTTTTCAGGATCAATACCGAGTAAAATTTATATTAAACCAGCAAAACCGATTTTTCACAAAATTATAAAATAGCAGTACAATTTCAAAAAAAATGAGAAGTACTATTGATAAAATTTGAATTGTAGTGTATAGAGGAAGTAATGATCCGATAGGATTTCAAGGAGTACTCGTCCTGTAGGTGACAATCTTTTTATACCGATTTGCTTATATAGCCGGAAAAATAATCATTTCAACAACATATACTATTCCCAAAACAATGAAAGAAGCATTCCAAACCACAAAATAATCCTTTTTTAATTACAGAAATCACAGAGGCAGGGTTGAATTTCCTTCCTTTTGCAATCTCTGTAACTACAAAAAATATTTTCTATCCTCTCTGACGTACCACTTCAAAAAGCAACACTGCTGCTGCAGCGGAAACATTCAGGGATTCGATCTGACCTTTTTGTGGGATTTTAATACAATCGGTCGCAATATTGATCAACTCCTCATCGATCCCCTTATCTTCCGATCCCATAATAATTGCTGTAGGCAAAGTCAGGTCTGCACCAGTATAAAACTTTTCTGCTTTCTCGGTAGCAGCATATACCCGAATGCCCCGTTGGAATTTCAATTCGCGGACCACTCTCTTTAAATTCAATACCCGGCACACCGGCACATGATATAAAGCACCGGCAGAGGTCTTCAAAGCATCTGAAGAAATTTTAGCCGAATTTTTATTGGGAATGATCACCACATCCACTCCGGCACATTCTGCACTCCGGACAATCGCTCCGAAATTACGGACATCGGTTACCCGGTCCAGGATCAATACAAAAGGTACCCGTCCCGCCGCTTCGACGCCATCCAACACTTCTGTCAGATCCTGATAGGGAACAGGTGATATTTCAGCCAGTACCCCCTGATGATTCCGATCGGCGAAAGGCTTAAAAACATCTTCCGGCACATACTGGAAAGGAATATTCCGTTCCCGGATCAAACTGAACAACTGCTGAAACAACTCGCCTCGTACGCCCTGTTTCAACATTACCTTATCTATCTCCTTTTCCTGCTGAATCGCTTCAATCACAGCCCGGATCCCGAATATACATTCCTGTTTATATTTTGCCATATCCCGCCTTTTATTTTATATTTTTAATAACCTTCTTCTCTCCCTCTATATTCATAACCTTTAGCTTTTAGCCTCCAGCTTTTTACCTTTTACTTTTCACCTCTTCCTCTTCCTCCGTCGCTTTCTCCCATTCTGTCATCGCTTCTTCCAGTTCTTTTTGTGTCTCTCCGTATTTTTTCAACAACTCATCGTTCACCACTCCCGCAGCCATCTGTTTTTCTAAAGCAGCCACTTCACTTTCCAGTTCCGTGACCCGTTGTTCGGCCCTCTCTACCCGTTGTTCAGCCTTACGGATTTCCTTATTCAACTGTTTTCTTTCTTCAAAAGACAGTTTATTCTCACTCACTTCCCGCTCGGCTTCATCATTAGAAATTCCATTGCCTTTGGGTTTATGCAATTGTTCATATTCCCGGAAACAAGCAATCTTCTTGGCTGCCAGAAAGTCGGTTATCCCTCCTAAATATTCCTTGATATGCTGGTTAGCGAACTCATATACTTTATCCGCTAAACCGGTCAGGAAATCACGGTCATGAGATACGACAATCACTGTACCTTCGAACTTTCTGAGCGCTTCCTTCAAAATATCCTTTGTCCGCATATCCAGGTGATTCGTCGGCTCATCGAGAATCAAAAGATTATAGGGCTCCAGTAATAAACGTACCATCGCCAAACGAGTACGTTCTCCTCCCGACAATACTTTTACTTTTTTGTCAACCTCCTCTCCGGAAAACAAAAAGGCTCCCAAAATATCCCGGATTTTCTTACGGATCTCCCCTTCGGCTACCCGATCGACCGTATCCAGGACAGAAACTTCAGGATCCAACAAATCAGCCTGATTCTGAGCAAAATATCCGATATTGACATGATGTCCGATCTTCAATTCTCCCTCGAAAGGAATCTCGTTCATGATCATCTTGACCAGGGTAGATTTACCTTCTCCATTCTTACCGACAAAAGCTATTTTTTCTCCCCGCTTGATATCCAACTGAATACCTTTCAATACCACATGATCACCATAAGCTTTCGTCAACTCCTTACCCGTCAGGACAATTTCTCCCGACCGGACAGCCGGCTGGAACCGCACTGTAATACGGGCCATATCTTCTTCCTCGACCTCTATCCGCTCCAATTTTTCCAACTGTTTGATCCGCGATTGCACCTGAACGGATTTTGTCGCCTTATACCGGAAACGCTCTATAAAATCTTCTGTATCCTTAATCTGCTTCTGCTGGTTTTGATAAGCCCGCATCTGCTGTTCGATCCGTTCTTTATGCAATTGCTCGAACTGAGAATAAGCCACTTTATAATCATACACTTTCCCCAAAGAAATCTCAAGCGTCCGGGTGGTCACATTATCCAAAAAAGCACGGTCATGCGACACCAGGACTACAGCCCCGGAATAAGTCTGCAAAAAAGATTCCAGCCAGGAAATAGATTCTATATCCAAATGATTGGTCGGCTCATCGAGTAAAAAAATATCAGGACGTGCCAATAATATTTTAGCCAATTCGATACGCATACGCCATCCCCCACTAAATTCCTCACAATTACGGTCGAGGTCTTCCGGTTTAAACCCCAGGCCCTTCAAGACAACCTCTACCTCACGGTCGATATTATTCTCCCCCCGTATCGCCAACAATTCCGTTTTCTCATGAATCTTATCCAAAAGTTTCATGTAAGCTTCCGACTCATAATCTTCCCTCCCAGCCAACTCCAGATTCAATCGCTCCACTTCATCCTTCAAGGCAAACAAATCGGCAAAAGCCTTTTCAGCCTCTTTGCGGACGGTATTTCCATCCGTATATACTTTGGTCTGGGGTAAATATCCGATCTTTATATCCGAAGC
Coding sequences within it:
- a CDS encoding YeiH family protein; the encoded protein is MLHGILLIALFSCAAFYISDLSFVKSLSFSPLIVGIILGMLYANSLRNRLPETWVPGILFCSKQILRLGIILYGFKLTFQDVMAVGLPAILIDIIVVTVTICGGVLIGKWMKMEKEITLLTSVGSAICGAAAILGAESTIKSKPYQTAVAISTVVIFGTISMFLYPVLYRNGIVDLTPDQMGIYTGSTLHEVAHVVGAGNAMGKEISDVGIIVKMIRVIMLVPALLVIGYFVARASVQKINQHQPAEGGKSKITIPWFALGFLAVIGFNSFDLLPQPAISFINDFDTFLLTMAMTALGAETSIEKFKKAGVKPFLLASFLYIWLLAGGYLLVRYITPYFV
- a CDS encoding IbrB-like domain-containing protein, with amino-acid sequence MKEYQSPVYKIIAVPVEKVVANNYNPNVVAPPEMKLLELSIWEDGYTMPCVCYYLPDKDQYELVDGYHRYLVLKKSARIYEREKGLLPVAVIEKDISNRMVSTIRHNRARGTHNVELMSHIVAELTKAGMSDQWILKNIGMDKDELLRLKQVSGLAELFANKDFSISDEL
- a CDS encoding DUF3332 domain-containing protein yields the protein MKKFVTRAIIIALIGSTGILSGCYGPFRLTTKLHQWNGNVSNKKFVNELVFLGLCILPAYGLCTLGDVLIFNSIEFWGGQNPITMKDGQIDESEFMHEGKMYKVIKSKNNMTVALKDTDVKVDFRYFPEESTWYQMNGNEKVQVVKLKGKKVYTYLPNDKVLVFDENSVNTVESEVMAAR
- the abc-f gene encoding ribosomal protection-like ABC-F family protein, with amino-acid sequence MISVNNVSVVFGGFYLLDSVSFLINKKDRIGLTGRNGAGKSTTLKMLAGLQMPSEGNISMASDIKIGYLPQTKVYTDGNTVRKEAEKAFADLFALKDEVERLNLELAGREDYESEAYMKLLDKIHEKTELLAIRGENNIDREVEVVLKGLGFKPEDLDRNCEEFSGGWRMRIELAKILLARPDIFLLDEPTNHLDIESISWLESFLQTYSGAVVLVSHDRAFLDNVTTRTLEISLGKVYDYKVAYSQFEQLHKERIEQQMRAYQNQQKQIKDTEDFIERFRYKATKSVQVQSRIKQLEKLERIEVEEEDMARITVRFQPAVRSGEIVLTGKELTKAYGDHVVLKGIQLDIKRGEKIAFVGKNGEGKSTLVKMIMNEIPFEGELKIGHHVNIGYFAQNQADLLDPEVSVLDTVDRVAEGEIRKKIRDILGAFLFSGEEVDKKVKVLSGGERTRLAMVRLLLEPYNLLILDEPTNHLDMRTKDILKEALRKFEGTVIVVSHDRDFLTGLADKVYEFANQHIKEYLGGITDFLAAKKIACFREYEQLHKPKGNGISNDEAEREVSENKLSFEERKQLNKEIRKAEQRVERAEQRVTELESEVAALEKQMAAGVVNDELLKKYGETQKELEEAMTEWEKATEEEEEVKSKR
- the rlmB gene encoding 23S rRNA (guanosine(2251)-2'-O)-methyltransferase RlmB — its product is MAKYKQECIFGIRAVIEAIQQEKEIDKVMLKQGVRGELFQQLFSLIRERNIPFQYVPEDVFKPFADRNHQGVLAEISPVPYQDLTEVLDGVEAAGRVPFVLILDRVTDVRNFGAIVRSAECAGVDVVIIPNKNSAKISSDALKTSAGALYHVPVCRVLNLKRVVRELKFQRGIRVYAATEKAEKFYTGADLTLPTAIIMGSEDKGIDEELINIATDCIKIPQKGQIESLNVSAAAAVLLFEVVRQRG
- a CDS encoding DUF3440 domain-containing protein, yielding MEIICKNGTPTTRNPLNVYEQAQIRLEKIFGHFDNIYVSFSGGKDSGVLLQLCTDYIRKHCPGRKIGVFHLDYEIQYGETIRYVDEVLASNSDIFEVYRVCVPFKVSTCTSMFQKFWRPWDEEKKDCWVRSIPEGAYTRKDFPFFSRRMWDYDFQRNFARWLHRYKKAKRTCCLVGIRTQESLNRWRVLNGRDAYRFKGLKWVRRLDTGVYNAYPIYDWLTRDIWIANGKFNWAYNHLYDLYYQAGVPLEKQRVASPFISEARESLNLYRAIDPDMWGRMINRVNGINFTAIYSTTTAVGYRQKITLPEGYTWASYMQFLLGTLPENIRQNYLSKLKVSIKFWREKGGCLAESTIEKLRRAGVPITVGEKSNYRTNKRPVRMEYLDDIELSEFKELPTYKRFCLCILKNDHICKYMGFSASKVEQERREQIMKKYYKLFCNERVSKPGI